A stretch of Veillonellales bacterium DNA encodes these proteins:
- a CDS encoding aldolase/citrate lyase family protein: protein MKNRLRRTMMFLNAQRASLIKDAYVYKPDSIIFDLEDAVAENQKDSARISLYNALKTIDYRGIERVVRINGWDTPHAKEDVRAAVAAGADTLRLPKTETPEDILVVEKEIEKAEKEFNVPVGKTLMMAAVETPLGVINAYNIAKCSERLMGIAIGAGDYMRTMHTTRSAEGIEMLGARAQLVIAARAAGIMCFDTVYTDLDNMEGFTKEVKLIKQMGFDGKSIISPKQIPIVHQVFAPTPEEIEKAEKYIRALKANSEDGIGVFTVDGQMVDVAMLEGAKRTITLAKASGIYEGDL from the coding sequence ATGAAAAACAGATTACGCCGCACGATGATGTTTCTGAATGCACAGCGAGCCAGCTTAATAAAAGATGCTTATGTATATAAACCCGATTCCATTATATTTGATTTAGAGGACGCCGTGGCGGAAAATCAAAAGGATTCTGCCAGAATATCCCTGTATAATGCATTGAAGACGATTGATTACCGAGGGATAGAACGTGTGGTTCGTATTAATGGCTGGGATACTCCTCATGCCAAAGAAGATGTCAGAGCCGCGGTTGCCGCGGGAGCGGATACGCTGCGCTTACCGAAGACGGAAACGCCGGAAGATATCCTGGTGGTGGAAAAAGAGATTGAAAAGGCAGAAAAAGAATTTAATGTTCCAGTAGGGAAAACATTGATGATGGCGGCGGTGGAAACTCCACTGGGTGTAATCAACGCCTATAACATAGCCAAATGCAGTGAACGGCTGATGGGAATTGCCATTGGAGCAGGCGACTATATGCGGACGATGCATACAACGCGTTCAGCGGAAGGAATTGAAATGCTCGGGGCTAGAGCCCAGCTGGTTATTGCTGCCAGAGCAGCGGGAATTATGTGTTTTGATACGGTATATACGGATCTTGATAATATGGAAGGCTTTACAAAAGAAGTAAAGCTGATTAAACAAATGGGCTTTGATGGGAAATCTATTATCAGTCCGAAACAAATCCCCATTGTGCATCAAGTTTTCGCACCAACGCCAGAGGAAATTGAAAAAGCGGAAAAATATATCCGCGCTTTAAAAGCAAATTCAGAGGATGGTATAGGCGTATTTACTGTGGACGGACAAATGGTGGATGTGGCAATGCTTGAAGGAGCAAAACGGACAATAACACTGGCAAAGGCGTCCGGCATTTACGAGGGGGACTTATAA
- the citD gene encoding citrate lyase acyl carrier protein produces MILKKSAIAGTLESSDAQIAIEPGSNGIELTLSSNVMGQYGKQIKTVVLETLKRLDVENAKISVVDKGALDCTIKARVECAVFRAAEIVENLPWGRKM; encoded by the coding sequence ATGATACTAAAAAAAAGCGCAATCGCGGGAACTTTGGAATCAAGTGATGCGCAAATTGCAATCGAACCCGGCAGTAACGGTATTGAACTGACTCTCAGCAGCAATGTGATGGGACAGTACGGCAAGCAAATCAAAACCGTGGTTTTAGAAACCCTGAAGCGATTAGACGTTGAAAATGCCAAAATCAGTGTTGTCGATAAGGGAGCGCTGGACTGTACTATTAAAGCGAGAGTGGAATGTGCCGTTTTTCGTGCCGCGGAGATTGTTGAAAATTTGCCGTGGGGGAGGAAAATGTAA
- a CDS encoding DUF2680 domain-containing protein — protein MKKSLLVAVVGLLVLAFAASMVFAATPTNVPSFACNQANLTDEQKQELAPLFNQMTDLRKQMFEVKKQVIQKQVEFGNLTQEQADQRIAWMKERIDQGFPGPGMMNKGPGMMRGGPGFGPMWQQQNNK, from the coding sequence ATGAAAAAATCTCTTCTCGTCGCGGTTGTCGGTTTATTGGTGCTCGCCTTTGCCGCTTCCATGGTGTTTGCCGCAACTCCGACTAACGTGCCCTCCTTCGCCTGCAACCAGGCGAATCTAACCGATGAGCAAAAGCAGGAGCTGGCTCCCCTCTTTAATCAAATGACCGACCTCAGAAAACAAATGTTTGAAGTCAAAAAGCAAGTCATTCAAAAACAAGTCGAATTCGGCAACCTGACCCAAGAGCAGGCTGACCAGCGTATCGCCTGGATGAAGGAACGGATTGACCAAGGTTTTCCCGGTCCCGGTATGATGAATAAGGGCCCCGGAATGATGCGCGGTGGCCCTGGTTTTGGCCCAATGTGGCAGCAACAAAATAATAAGTAA
- a CDS encoding LysR family transcriptional regulator: protein MHYMLKVAEEKSFSKAAKKLYISQPSLSQYISNVEQQLGVRLFDRTTNPLTLTYAGELYEETAKNILYLKDQLLSQMDDIANLQRGHITIGISPFRSTYFLPTILPLFKKNYPGIDVSLAEGTMAELLELAINGATDFSIMTLPIPGELMSYDPIMTEEIFVALPPNHYLCQQLPHTHGSSSARPKLNLGMLRDEPFIILKQGQRMNQVALELCKRACFKPKIILETKNIEAAHALVAAGMGITFIPDTLVGFGNMTERPVYFSLEDLQPTRTIVIAYRKGRYLSKAARKFIAMTKAVMTPTR from the coding sequence TTGCATTATATGCTTAAAGTAGCCGAAGAAAAAAGTTTTTCTAAGGCGGCAAAAAAATTGTATATATCTCAGCCGTCTCTCAGTCAATACATCTCCAATGTTGAACAACAGCTGGGCGTTCGTTTATTTGACAGAACAACGAATCCCCTTACGCTGACTTATGCAGGAGAATTATACGAAGAGACAGCCAAAAATATATTGTATTTAAAAGATCAATTATTATCGCAAATGGACGATATCGCCAATCTCCAGCGCGGCCATATTACGATCGGAATTTCTCCTTTTCGCAGCACCTACTTTTTACCGACCATTCTCCCGTTATTTAAAAAAAACTACCCCGGTATTGACGTCAGCCTTGCAGAGGGCACCATGGCCGAGCTGCTAGAGCTGGCAATCAACGGGGCTACTGATTTTTCGATCATGACCTTGCCGATTCCCGGAGAGTTGATGTCATATGATCCGATTATGACCGAAGAAATATTCGTCGCACTTCCGCCCAATCACTATTTGTGTCAGCAGCTGCCGCACACGCATGGCAGCTCTTCCGCAAGGCCCAAATTGAATCTTGGGATGCTGCGGGATGAGCCCTTTATTATCTTAAAGCAAGGCCAGCGAATGAATCAAGTTGCTCTGGAGTTGTGTAAAAGAGCTTGCTTCAAGCCAAAAATTATTCTTGAAACAAAAAACATTGAAGCGGCACATGCTTTGGTTGCAGCGGGAATGGGAATTACTTTTATACCGGATACACTGGTTGGTTTCGGCAATATGACCGAACGGCCTGTTTATTTTTCTCTGGAAGATCTTCAGCCTACGCGGACAATTGTCATTGCCTATCGAAAGGGCAGATATCTTTCCAAAGCAGCCAGAAAATTTATTGCAATGACAAAAGCCGTCATGACGCCGACACGTTGA
- a CDS encoding DASS family sodium-coupled anion symporter, with product MSDISTVKKKDILGMSHRRFYSLLIVGIVLAVWFVPTPIGLKPQAWHLFAIFLGTIIAFVAQPMSTGAIALISFVAVVLTNIVSAKEALGYFSNSNTWLIVSAFIYARGFIKTGLGRRIAFLLTKAFGDKTIKLAYALSLSDLIMAPAVPSNTARAGSVLFPIVRSLCSTFKSEPGETSRKIGAFLIQSVFQCNAVTSATFMTAMAANPMVAELASTTLNVKISWGTWLMGAIVPALLSLIVIPLILYAVYPPELKQTPEARVMASEELRKMGSPSFAEKVMLVVFILSLVFWSTSQYTGLDTVIIALAAICVLLITEVLDWNDVATEKTAWDTFVWASIVLGLAGSLVKVGFIAWFATGVSTEISGISGFYALAILLVAYMYSHYGFASLSAHVSAMYAAFIAVAVTAGVPSLLAALSLGYLSSLCAGLTHYSTGPAPLYFGAGYVDQGTWWKLGFLTSITHLVIWVGIGSIWWKILGFW from the coding sequence ATGTCCGATATCAGTACAGTAAAAAAGAAGGATATCTTGGGAATGAGTCATCGGCGGTTTTATTCCTTGTTGATTGTCGGCATTGTTTTGGCCGTATGGTTTGTGCCGACTCCCATTGGACTTAAGCCGCAGGCTTGGCATCTGTTCGCTATTTTCCTAGGCACGATCATTGCTTTTGTTGCTCAGCCGATGAGCACCGGTGCGATCGCGCTCATCAGTTTTGTGGCAGTTGTTTTGACTAACATTGTTTCGGCTAAGGAGGCTTTGGGGTATTTCAGTAACTCCAATACATGGTTAATCGTATCGGCCTTTATTTATGCCCGCGGCTTTATTAAAACCGGGCTGGGCCGGCGCATCGCCTTTTTACTTACAAAAGCTTTCGGTGACAAAACAATAAAACTGGCGTATGCTCTGTCATTAAGTGATTTGATCATGGCGCCTGCCGTCCCGTCTAACACGGCGCGAGCCGGCAGTGTACTTTTTCCTATCGTTAGGAGTCTCTGTTCAACCTTTAAATCAGAGCCGGGAGAAACATCGCGCAAGATCGGTGCCTTTTTGATCCAGTCCGTTTTTCAATGCAATGCCGTTACTTCCGCGACTTTTATGACAGCGATGGCAGCTAATCCAATGGTTGCCGAATTGGCAAGTACGACCTTGAATGTGAAAATATCCTGGGGCACTTGGCTCATGGGCGCTATTGTACCGGCTCTGTTGTCCCTAATCGTGATTCCTCTCATTCTGTATGCCGTATACCCGCCGGAATTGAAGCAAACGCCGGAGGCTCGTGTGATGGCATCAGAAGAACTTAGAAAAATGGGGTCACCCTCCTTTGCGGAAAAGGTCATGCTGGTTGTCTTTATTTTATCGCTTGTTTTTTGGTCAACATCCCAGTACACTGGACTTGATACGGTGATTATCGCCTTAGCGGCCATTTGTGTTCTGCTGATTACGGAGGTATTGGACTGGAATGATGTAGCCACAGAAAAAACGGCCTGGGATACTTTCGTTTGGGCCAGCATCGTACTCGGATTGGCGGGGTCTTTGGTTAAGGTCGGTTTTATCGCCTGGTTTGCCACGGGAGTGAGCACCGAGATTAGCGGGATCAGCGGATTTTATGCTCTGGCCATTTTACTTGTTGCTTACATGTATTCCCATTACGGCTTTGCCAGCTTGTCGGCTCATGTAAGCGCCATGTATGCCGCCTTCATCGCAGTCGCGGTTACGGCGGGTGTTCCAAGTCTTTTGGCGGCTCTGTCGCTCGGCTATCTTTCCAGTCTGTGCGCCGGATTGACTCATTATAGTACCGGACCGGCACCTTTGTATTTTGGCGCTGGCTATGTTGATCAGGGAACCTGGTGGAAATTAGGTTTTCTGACATCCATTACTCATTTGGTCATTTGGGTGGGAATTGGCAGCATCTGGTGGAAAATACTAGGGTTTTGGTGA